One genomic window of Haliotis asinina isolate JCU_RB_2024 chromosome 4, JCU_Hal_asi_v2, whole genome shotgun sequence includes the following:
- the LOC137281918 gene encoding perlucin-like isoform X1: MFAVLLFSLVVFTAGAAASCPRRFVKLGRSCYLFASTTVDFAGANSFCQFSGSRLVIISSRHEDHLIRGYLLRHGKGATYYIGGTDLREEGTFTWEVPHWKTVGHKAWDHGEPNNKGRERCMSMRASFHYRWNDVPCSKRLRFICERAH, from the exons atgtttgcCGTGCTGCTGTTCTCTTTGGTGGTCTTCACTGCTGGTGCAG CAGCAAGCTGTCCACGGAGGTTTGTTAAACTCGGTCGATCGTGCTACCTGTTCGCCTCTACCACTGTCGACTTCGCTGGCGCCAAC tccTTTTGCCAGTTTTCCGGAAGTCGCTTGGTCATCATCTCCAGCAGACATGAAGATCATTTGATCAGGGGCTACCTGCTCAGACATGGCAAAG GCGCTACCTACTACATCGGCGGCACTGACCTGAGAGAAGAGGGGACCTTCACCTGGGAGGTTCCTCACTGGAAGACAGTAGGACACAAGGCGTGGGATCATGGTGAACCTAATAACAAGGGTCGCGAACGCTGCATGTCCATGCGTGCTTCCTTTCATTATAGGTGGAATGATGTACCTTGTAGTAAGAGGTTGAGGTTCATTTGTGAGCGAGCTCATTAA
- the LOC137281918 gene encoding perlucin-like isoform X2 yields MFAVLLFSLVVFTAGAASCPRRFVKLGRSCYLFASTTVDFAGANSFCQFSGSRLVIISSRHEDHLIRGYLLRHGKGATYYIGGTDLREEGTFTWEVPHWKTVGHKAWDHGEPNNKGRERCMSMRASFHYRWNDVPCSKRLRFICERAH; encoded by the exons atgtttgcCGTGCTGCTGTTCTCTTTGGTGGTCTTCACTGCTGGTGCAG CAAGCTGTCCACGGAGGTTTGTTAAACTCGGTCGATCGTGCTACCTGTTCGCCTCTACCACTGTCGACTTCGCTGGCGCCAAC tccTTTTGCCAGTTTTCCGGAAGTCGCTTGGTCATCATCTCCAGCAGACATGAAGATCATTTGATCAGGGGCTACCTGCTCAGACATGGCAAAG GCGCTACCTACTACATCGGCGGCACTGACCTGAGAGAAGAGGGGACCTTCACCTGGGAGGTTCCTCACTGGAAGACAGTAGGACACAAGGCGTGGGATCATGGTGAACCTAATAACAAGGGTCGCGAACGCTGCATGTCCATGCGTGCTTCCTTTCATTATAGGTGGAATGATGTACCTTGTAGTAAGAGGTTGAGGTTCATTTGTGAGCGAGCTCATTAA